One genomic segment of Hippoglossus hippoglossus isolate fHipHip1 chromosome 22, fHipHip1.pri, whole genome shotgun sequence includes these proteins:
- the id3 gene encoding DNA-binding protein inhibitor ID-3: MKAISPVRSVRSCYKAVCCISEQSLAISRNKHACADEPAGALCDMNDCYSKLKELVPSIPQNKSVSQVEILQHVIDYIFDLQIALEAEDAAAPEMVLSIQTADLTHKFSKDEGRLCH, encoded by the exons ATGAAAGCCATCAGTCCCGTCCGCTCGGTGAGGAGCTGCTACAAGGCCGTGTGCTGCATCTCGGAGCAGAGTCTCGCCATCAGCCGGAATAAACACGCGTGCGCGGACGAGCCGGCGGGCGCCCTGTGCGACATGAACGACTGCTACTCCAAGCTGAAGGAGCTGGTGCCCAGCATCCCGCAGAACAAGTCGGTGAGCCAGGTGGAGATCCTGCAGCACGTCATCGACTACATCTTCGACCTGCAGATCGCGCTGGAGGCGGAGGACGCGGCCGCGCCGGAGATGGTGCTGTCAATACAG ACTGCTGATCTAACGCACAAATTCTCCAAAGACGAAGGACGGTTGTGCCACTAG
- the e2f2 gene encoding transcription factor E2F2 isoform X1 — translation MMRTPKGVSPAAAGRPAVGLPCSQHKMKVFSSGAAVKAEFFSTGLSSPPMSTVPVGYFTQICNTAAAEQRAHSLYSTPHGPEAKPIRSSSGRLPAKRKLDLEDPLYLPEFRTPKGKGSITARIPSPRTPKSPGERTRYDTSLGLLTKKFVGLIAESPDGVLDLNWATEVLEVQKRRIYDITNVLEGVQLIRKKSKNNIQWLVGDVFEGGAGGGEKACALRKELGDLERAERSLDELIQSSTTQLKQLTEYKDNQRLGYVTYQDIRSIGSLRDQTVIAVKAPAETKLEVPDTAGQGSLQIYLKSKNGPIEVYLCPEEGLEDASPVKSLVTPKEEFPPPLGPPAATPMAQTSYSIKEEPVESNLSTAAVPAASSASASTSSLLDVERLLGLPPSLLQITEDQLPGTSFAPDPNTPFVSFSPPLDHDDYLWSLDDGEGVSDFFDTYDLGDLLKS, via the exons ATGATGCGAACGCCCAAAGGCGTTTCTCCGGCAGCGGCGGGTCGTCCCGCGGTGGGTCTGCCCTGCTCCCAGCACAAGATGAAGGTGTTCTCCAgcggagcagcagtgaaggcCGAGTTCTTCAGCACCGGACTGTCCAGCCCGCCGATGAGCACGGTGCCGGTGGGATACTTCACCCAGATCTGCAACACGGCCGCGGCCGAACAAAGAGCCCACAGCCTGTACTCAACCCCCCACGGACCAGAGGCTAAACCCATCAGATCATCCTCCGGGCGGCTGCCG GCTAAAAGGAAGCTGGATCTCGAGGACCCTCTTTACCTCCCAGAGTTCCGCACGCCAAAAGGCAAAGGCAGCATCACAGCCAGGATACCAAGTCCAAGAA CTCCAAAGTCTCCAGGTGAGCGGACGCGGTACGACACCTCCCTGGGCCTGCTGACCAAGAAGTTTGTGGGTCTGATCGCGGAGTCTCCCGACGGAGTTCTTGACCTGAACTGGGCCACCGAGGTTCTGGAGGTCCAGAAGAGACGCATCTATGACATCACCAACGTCCTGGAGGGAGTGCAGCTGATcagaaagaaatcaaagaatAACATCCAGTGGCT GGTTGGAGACGTATTTGAAGGTGGTGCAGGCGGAGGAGAGAAGGCGTGTGCCCTGAGGAAAGAGCTGGGAGACCTGGAGAGAGCGGAGCGGTCTCTGGACGAGCTCATCCAGTCCAGCACCACGCAGCTCAAACAGCTCACTgaatataaagacaatcagag GCTAGGGTACGTGACGTACCAGGACATCCGCTCCATCGGCAGTCTCCGAGACCAGACGGTCATTGCTGTCAAGGCCCCGGCTGAGACCAAGCTGGAGGTGCCAGACACAGCAGGG CAGGGGTCATTACAGATCTACTTAAAGAGTAAAAACGGCCCCATCGAAGTCTACCTGTGTCCGGAGGAGGGTCTAGAAGATGCCAGCCCTGTTAAGAGCCTTGTCACCCCCAAGGAGGAGTTTCCCCCGCCGCTCGGTCCTCCAGCTGCAACACCGATGGCCCAAACAAGTTACAGCATCAAGGAGGAGCCTGTTGAAT CCAACCTGTCGACAGCTGCAGTTCCCGCCGCCTCCTCAGCTTcagcctccacttcctctctgctgGACGTAGAGAGGCTGTTGGGTTTGCCCCCCAGCCTGCTCCAGATCACCGAGGACCAGCTCCCCGGCACCTCGTTCGCCCCAGATCCCAACACGCCCTTTGTCAGTTTCTCGCCACCCTTGGACCACGACGATTACCTCTGGAGCCTGGACGATGGCGAGGGAGTGTCTGATTTCTTTGACACCTACGACCTCGGGGATCTGTTGAAGAGCTGA
- the e2f2 gene encoding transcription factor E2F2 isoform X2, which translates to MMRTPKGVSPAAAGRPAVGLPCSQHKMKVFSSGAAVKAEFFSTGLSSPPMSTVPVGYFTQICNTAAAEQRAHSLYSTPHGPEAKPIRSSSGRLPAKRKLDLEDPLYLPEFRTPKGKGSITARIPSPRTPKSPGERTRYDTSLGLLTKKFVGLIAESPDGVLDLNWATEVLEVQKRRIYDITNVLEGVQLIRKKSKNNIQWLVGDVFEGGAGGGEKACALRKELGDLERAERSLDELIQSSTTQLKQLTEYKDNQRLGYVTYQDIRSIGSLRDQTVIAVKAPAETKLEVPDTAGGSLQIYLKSKNGPIEVYLCPEEGLEDASPVKSLVTPKEEFPPPLGPPAATPMAQTSYSIKEEPVESNLSTAAVPAASSASASTSSLLDVERLLGLPPSLLQITEDQLPGTSFAPDPNTPFVSFSPPLDHDDYLWSLDDGEGVSDFFDTYDLGDLLKS; encoded by the exons ATGATGCGAACGCCCAAAGGCGTTTCTCCGGCAGCGGCGGGTCGTCCCGCGGTGGGTCTGCCCTGCTCCCAGCACAAGATGAAGGTGTTCTCCAgcggagcagcagtgaaggcCGAGTTCTTCAGCACCGGACTGTCCAGCCCGCCGATGAGCACGGTGCCGGTGGGATACTTCACCCAGATCTGCAACACGGCCGCGGCCGAACAAAGAGCCCACAGCCTGTACTCAACCCCCCACGGACCAGAGGCTAAACCCATCAGATCATCCTCCGGGCGGCTGCCG GCTAAAAGGAAGCTGGATCTCGAGGACCCTCTTTACCTCCCAGAGTTCCGCACGCCAAAAGGCAAAGGCAGCATCACAGCCAGGATACCAAGTCCAAGAA CTCCAAAGTCTCCAGGTGAGCGGACGCGGTACGACACCTCCCTGGGCCTGCTGACCAAGAAGTTTGTGGGTCTGATCGCGGAGTCTCCCGACGGAGTTCTTGACCTGAACTGGGCCACCGAGGTTCTGGAGGTCCAGAAGAGACGCATCTATGACATCACCAACGTCCTGGAGGGAGTGCAGCTGATcagaaagaaatcaaagaatAACATCCAGTGGCT GGTTGGAGACGTATTTGAAGGTGGTGCAGGCGGAGGAGAGAAGGCGTGTGCCCTGAGGAAAGAGCTGGGAGACCTGGAGAGAGCGGAGCGGTCTCTGGACGAGCTCATCCAGTCCAGCACCACGCAGCTCAAACAGCTCACTgaatataaagacaatcagag GCTAGGGTACGTGACGTACCAGGACATCCGCTCCATCGGCAGTCTCCGAGACCAGACGGTCATTGCTGTCAAGGCCCCGGCTGAGACCAAGCTGGAGGTGCCAGACACAGCAGGG GGGTCATTACAGATCTACTTAAAGAGTAAAAACGGCCCCATCGAAGTCTACCTGTGTCCGGAGGAGGGTCTAGAAGATGCCAGCCCTGTTAAGAGCCTTGTCACCCCCAAGGAGGAGTTTCCCCCGCCGCTCGGTCCTCCAGCTGCAACACCGATGGCCCAAACAAGTTACAGCATCAAGGAGGAGCCTGTTGAAT CCAACCTGTCGACAGCTGCAGTTCCCGCCGCCTCCTCAGCTTcagcctccacttcctctctgctgGACGTAGAGAGGCTGTTGGGTTTGCCCCCCAGCCTGCTCCAGATCACCGAGGACCAGCTCCCCGGCACCTCGTTCGCCCCAGATCCCAACACGCCCTTTGTCAGTTTCTCGCCACCCTTGGACCACGACGATTACCTCTGGAGCCTGGACGATGGCGAGGGAGTGTCTGATTTCTTTGACACCTACGACCTCGGGGATCTGTTGAAGAGCTGA
- the e2f2 gene encoding transcription factor E2F2 isoform X3, giving the protein MAKRKLDLEDPLYLPEFRTPKGKGSITARIPSPRTPKSPGERTRYDTSLGLLTKKFVGLIAESPDGVLDLNWATEVLEVQKRRIYDITNVLEGVQLIRKKSKNNIQWLVGDVFEGGAGGGEKACALRKELGDLERAERSLDELIQSSTTQLKQLTEYKDNQRLGYVTYQDIRSIGSLRDQTVIAVKAPAETKLEVPDTAGQGSLQIYLKSKNGPIEVYLCPEEGLEDASPVKSLVTPKEEFPPPLGPPAATPMAQTSYSIKEEPVESNLSTAAVPAASSASASTSSLLDVERLLGLPPSLLQITEDQLPGTSFAPDPNTPFVSFSPPLDHDDYLWSLDDGEGVSDFFDTYDLGDLLKS; this is encoded by the exons ATG GCTAAAAGGAAGCTGGATCTCGAGGACCCTCTTTACCTCCCAGAGTTCCGCACGCCAAAAGGCAAAGGCAGCATCACAGCCAGGATACCAAGTCCAAGAA CTCCAAAGTCTCCAGGTGAGCGGACGCGGTACGACACCTCCCTGGGCCTGCTGACCAAGAAGTTTGTGGGTCTGATCGCGGAGTCTCCCGACGGAGTTCTTGACCTGAACTGGGCCACCGAGGTTCTGGAGGTCCAGAAGAGACGCATCTATGACATCACCAACGTCCTGGAGGGAGTGCAGCTGATcagaaagaaatcaaagaatAACATCCAGTGGCT GGTTGGAGACGTATTTGAAGGTGGTGCAGGCGGAGGAGAGAAGGCGTGTGCCCTGAGGAAAGAGCTGGGAGACCTGGAGAGAGCGGAGCGGTCTCTGGACGAGCTCATCCAGTCCAGCACCACGCAGCTCAAACAGCTCACTgaatataaagacaatcagag GCTAGGGTACGTGACGTACCAGGACATCCGCTCCATCGGCAGTCTCCGAGACCAGACGGTCATTGCTGTCAAGGCCCCGGCTGAGACCAAGCTGGAGGTGCCAGACACAGCAGGG CAGGGGTCATTACAGATCTACTTAAAGAGTAAAAACGGCCCCATCGAAGTCTACCTGTGTCCGGAGGAGGGTCTAGAAGATGCCAGCCCTGTTAAGAGCCTTGTCACCCCCAAGGAGGAGTTTCCCCCGCCGCTCGGTCCTCCAGCTGCAACACCGATGGCCCAAACAAGTTACAGCATCAAGGAGGAGCCTGTTGAAT CCAACCTGTCGACAGCTGCAGTTCCCGCCGCCTCCTCAGCTTcagcctccacttcctctctgctgGACGTAGAGAGGCTGTTGGGTTTGCCCCCCAGCCTGCTCCAGATCACCGAGGACCAGCTCCCCGGCACCTCGTTCGCCCCAGATCCCAACACGCCCTTTGTCAGTTTCTCGCCACCCTTGGACCACGACGATTACCTCTGGAGCCTGGACGATGGCGAGGGAGTGTCTGATTTCTTTGACACCTACGACCTCGGGGATCTGTTGAAGAGCTGA